The following proteins are co-located in the Desulfoscipio sp. XC116 genome:
- a CDS encoding ATP-binding cassette domain-containing protein, with protein sequence MNKYVLTAENIKMRYGANAVLNDVSTHVEHGDIYGLVGKNGSEKTTLHPYLFVKSHSFIGYICRRFLAI encoded by the coding sequence TTGAACAAGTACGTTTTAACAGCAGAAAACATCAAAATGCGGTACGGGGCAAATGCCGTTTTGAATGATGTTTCTACTCATGTAGAACATGGCGATATTTACGGACTGGTTGGGAAAAACGGTTCTGAAAAGACAACCCTGCACCCGTATCTATTTGTCAAAAGCCATTCTTTCATCGGCTACATCTGCCGTCGTTTTCTTGCTATTTGA
- a CDS encoding zf-HC2 domain-containing protein, with the protein MKISCEIIKDLLPLYLDGVCSNDSKALIEEHLAECDSCKAELQAMKEELFMNDKEQNLKEAEAVKKLSRRWKKGMLKSLLKGVLITLLVIAAVALVFYLFMDIRAVPKPY; encoded by the coding sequence ATGAAAATATCTTGCGAGATTATAAAAGACCTGCTCCCGTTGTATCTCGACGGAGTATGCAGTAATGATAGCAAGGCGCTGATAGAGGAACACCTTGCTGAATGCGATAGCTGCAAGGCAGAACTGCAAGCAATGAAAGAGGAGCTTTTTATGAACGATAAAGAGCAAAATTTGAAAGAAGCCGAAGCCGTAAAAAAACTGTCAAGGAGGTGGAAAAAAGGAATGCTGAAATCTTTACTGAAAGGTGTCCTAATTACGCTTTTAGTGATTGCCGCCGTTGCTCTTGTTTTCTATCTGTTTATGGATATACGAGCTGTACCAAAACCCTATTGA
- a CDS encoding sigma-70 family RNA polymerase sigma factor: protein MADFGEIYSEYFSNVYKYVLSLCMDEAVAEEITQETFFKAMQHINKFNGSCKLYVWLCQIAKNTYFTLYKKKKRIVLDLDADIPDTLLNLETDYLDKDTAKRLHIELHNLSEPYKEVFTLRVFGELPFSQIGELFGKTDSWARLIYYRAKKQLQEVMK from the coding sequence GTGGCAGATTTCGGTGAGATATATTCGGAATACTTTTCCAATGTATATAAATATGTGCTATCCCTTTGTATGGATGAAGCCGTTGCAGAAGAAATAACGCAAGAAACCTTTTTTAAGGCCATGCAGCACATAAATAAATTTAATGGTTCTTGCAAGCTGTATGTTTGGCTTTGCCAAATAGCAAAAAACACCTATTTTACACTTTATAAAAAGAAAAAACGTATCGTATTAGACTTGGATGCAGACATACCTGATACATTACTCAATTTGGAAACAGATTACCTCGACAAAGATACGGCAAAGCGGTTACACATTGAGCTGCACAATCTAAGTGAACCATACAAAGAGGTTTTTACTTTACGGGTGTTTGGAGAACTGCCGTTCTCACAGATTGGAGAGTTATTCGGGAAAACTGACAGTTGGGCAAGGCTGATTTATTACAGGGCAAAAAAACAATTACAGGAGGTAATGAAATGA
- a CDS encoding helix-turn-helix domain-containing protein encodes MDFISVQKAAKKWGISERRVQKLCEENRIHGVVRFSRMWLIPKDVEKPADGRRKENKKV; translated from the coding sequence ATGGACTTCATTTCCGTTCAAAAAGCGGCAAAAAAATGGGGCATTTCAGAGCGGCGCGTACAAAAACTTTGCGAAGAAAACCGTATCCACGGCGTGGTACGGTTTAGCCGTATGTGGCTGATACCAAAAGACGTGGAAAAGCCCGCAGACGGACGCCGGAAAGAAAATAAAAAAGTTTGA
- a CDS encoding Maff2 family protein encodes MGDRKAVHYMSFFTSAIGTLETLVMALGAGLAVWGVINLLEGYDSDNPGANGQGA; translated from the coding sequence ATGGGCGACAGAAAAGCGGTACACTATATGTCATTTTTTACTTCTGCTATCGGAACACTGGAAACCCTTGTTATGGCCCTCGGCGCGGGCCTTGCTGTGTGGGGCGTTATCAACCTTTTGGAAGGGTACGACTCAGATAATCCGGGCGCAAATGGGCAGGGTGCATAA
- a CDS encoding FtsX-like permease family protein, with protein sequence MNIFNKVTLQGMKKSRTRTIVTVIGVVLSAAMITAITTFGVSLLNYMANGAAQKYGDWHVEFEDVDSSFVAEQASNDKVANTATFKNIGYAKLDGGKNSNKPYLFIAGFNEKIFDALPITLFSGRLPKNSGEILISGSIMTKSGVQLKVGDTLTLAVGNRMNGNEKLGQSNPYTAESETLVPQGERTYTVVGICQTPHFEEDSAPGYTAITTADAANTANNLSVFVTLKNPYEVHAYAKSTAGNHAYVLNNDVLRFMGLSSDNIFNVLLYSVGGIVIAIIMIGSVFLIYNSFNISLNERTHQFGILSSVGATAKQLRHSVLFEGLCIGAIGIPIGIIVGMGSMGLVLSAVAKNFTNILYGNVPLTLTVSIPAIVAAATVSIVTILISAYIPARKAASRPVMESIRQTNEVKIESKAVKTSKLAERIYGLEGTLALKNFRRNKKRYRSIVLSLVLSIVLFVSASAFVTDLKQASEQAKAVTTYDIGFGTQDMNDSKMLRLYDKLKTADGVTDSSYQVVMKYSCAVQGDKLSDAYWESTGADSPDEAANLPMTIQFLDDSTYLNIIKGLGLPAEEYTGQNAKLIAVAKMQDNSNQGDMFKSSSINFTIASEANGKPKTEHGQNVSITFVNTVPPDVPPTVETSKQQSYFFQVMAPYSSIKALASSDTTADIRVKGMTFQSKNPSQSTAEIKTMILSTGMTASYILLNTSEMLDQNRNMIFIANVFAYTFIIMISLIAVANVFNTISTNIKLRRRELAMLRSVGMSDRNFNKMMRFECAFYGMRALLVGLPIAAISSWLIYKGMVGGGADNLNFVLPWSSIGISVFSVLLVIFVTMMYAVSKIKKENIIDALRDDMT encoded by the coding sequence ATGAACATTTTCAACAAAGTCACACTACAAGGCATGAAAAAGAGCCGCACACGAACGATTGTAACGGTGATTGGAGTTGTTCTGTCCGCCGCCATGATTACGGCAATCACCACCTTTGGCGTTTCCCTGCTGAACTATATGGCAAACGGCGCGGCTCAGAAATACGGCGACTGGCACGTCGAATTTGAGGATGTGGATTCTTCTTTCGTAGCGGAACAGGCAAGCAACGACAAAGTTGCAAACACCGCGACATTTAAAAATATCGGCTACGCAAAACTTGACGGCGGGAAAAATTCCAACAAACCGTATCTTTTTATCGCCGGATTCAATGAGAAAATCTTTGATGCCCTGCCTATCACGCTGTTTTCCGGCAGGCTGCCGAAAAACAGCGGGGAGATTCTTATTTCGGGGAGCATCATGACAAAGAGCGGCGTTCAGCTCAAGGTGGGCGATACACTTACCCTTGCTGTCGGGAACCGCATGAACGGGAACGAGAAGCTCGGCCAGAGTAATCCGTACACCGCCGAGAGTGAAACTCTTGTGCCGCAAGGCGAGAGAACCTACACAGTGGTCGGCATCTGCCAAACGCCCCATTTTGAGGAAGATTCCGCGCCGGGATACACCGCAATCACAACTGCCGATGCCGCAAACACGGCGAACAATCTCAGTGTATTTGTCACGCTAAAAAACCCCTATGAAGTTCATGCTTACGCAAAAAGTACAGCCGGGAACCATGCCTACGTCTTGAATAATGATGTGTTGCGCTTCATGGGCCTTTCGTCCGATAATATTTTCAACGTGCTTCTGTACTCGGTTGGTGGCATTGTGATCGCTATTATCATGATCGGCTCAGTCTTTCTGATTTATAATTCCTTCAACATCTCATTGAACGAACGAACGCACCAGTTCGGGATTCTTTCGTCGGTGGGAGCCACCGCAAAGCAACTGCGTCATTCGGTGCTGTTTGAGGGACTTTGCATTGGCGCAATCGGCATACCAATAGGCATTATTGTCGGCATGGGCAGCATGGGGCTTGTGCTTTCCGCTGTCGCCAAAAACTTCACAAATATTCTCTACGGCAACGTCCCTTTGACCTTAACGGTGTCCATCCCCGCAATCGTCGCTGCGGCGACGGTCAGCATAGTTACCATTCTGATCTCGGCCTATATCCCGGCTCGAAAGGCCGCCAGCAGGCCCGTGATGGAGAGTATTCGCCAGACGAACGAGGTCAAAATAGAATCCAAAGCCGTAAAAACATCAAAGCTCGCGGAGCGTATTTACGGTTTGGAGGGAACCCTTGCACTAAAAAATTTCAGAAGGAACAAGAAACGCTATCGCAGCATTGTGCTGTCACTTGTTTTAAGTATCGTGCTGTTTGTATCGGCCAGTGCTTTTGTAACGGATTTGAAACAGGCATCGGAGCAGGCAAAAGCGGTCACTACCTATGACATCGGCTTTGGCACACAGGATATGAACGACAGCAAAATGCTGCGGCTTTACGACAAACTGAAAACAGCCGACGGTGTTACCGACAGCTCATATCAAGTCGTTATGAAATATTCCTGCGCTGTTCAGGGAGACAAACTTTCAGACGCTTACTGGGAATCCACAGGGGCAGATTCGCCAGATGAAGCAGCAAATCTGCCAATGACAATCCAGTTTTTAGATGACAGCACCTATCTGAATATTATCAAAGGCTTGGGCTTGCCCGCAGAGGAATATACCGGGCAAAATGCAAAACTGATTGCTGTTGCCAAAATGCAGGACAACAGCAATCAAGGAGATATGTTCAAGAGTTCTTCCATAAATTTTACCATCGCTTCCGAAGCAAATGGCAAACCGAAAACGGAACATGGGCAAAACGTAAGCATTACGTTTGTCAATACCGTGCCGCCTGATGTCCCCCCGACTGTAGAAACCTCCAAACAGCAATCATACTTTTTTCAGGTGATGGCCCCCTATTCAAGTATCAAGGCGCTGGCTTCCTCCGATACCACAGCGGATATTAGGGTTAAGGGCATGACCTTTCAGTCAAAGAATCCATCGCAGTCTACGGCAGAAATAAAAACGATGATTTTAAGCACTGGAATGACTGCCTCGTATATTCTTTTGAATACCTCTGAAATGCTGGATCAGAACCGCAATATGATATTCATTGCCAACGTGTTCGCTTATACTTTTATCATTATGATTTCGCTGATTGCGGTTGCCAATGTGTTCAATACGATTTCCACGAATATCAAGCTGCGCCGCCGGGAACTTGCCATGCTCCGTTCTGTGGGGATGTCCGATCGCAATTTTAATAAAATGATGCGCTTTGAGTGCGCCTTTTATGGCATGAGGGCGCTGCTTGTCGGGCTTCCCATCGCGGCAATCTCTTCTTGGCTGATTTACAAAGGGATGGTCGGCGGCGGAGCGGACAATCTCAATTTTGTGTTACCTTGGAGCAGTATCGGAATCAGCGTGTTCAGTGTGCTTCTTGTCATCTTTGTCACCATGATGTATGCCGTCAGCAAGATCAAAAAAGAAAATATCATCGACGCGCTGCGGGATGATATGACTTGA
- a CDS encoding ABC transporter ATP-binding protein: MEFLKIENLCKVYGKGVNQVTALDHVSLTIEKGGFTAIIGSSGSGKSTLLHIIGGVDVPTSGKVYLDGQDIYAQSNEKIAIFRRRQVGLIYQFHNLIPTLNVLENITLPILMDKRKVNEERLNDLLYLLGLKDRKTHLPNQLSGGQQQRVAIGRALMNAPAVMLADEPTGSLDKRNGHEIIKLLKESNKKYGQTLLLVTHDENIALQADRIIGISDGKVVRDEKVRS; encoded by the coding sequence ATGGAGTTCTTAAAAATTGAAAATTTATGCAAGGTCTACGGTAAGGGCGTAAATCAGGTTACCGCGCTTGACCATGTTTCGCTTACAATCGAAAAGGGGGGATTTACCGCAATCATCGGTTCCTCCGGCTCCGGCAAATCCACATTGCTTCACATCATCGGCGGCGTGGACGTGCCGACAAGCGGAAAGGTGTATTTGGACGGACAGGATATATATGCCCAAAGCAATGAAAAAATCGCCATTTTCCGCAGGCGGCAGGTCGGACTGATTTATCAGTTTCACAACCTCATTCCCACTCTGAATGTGCTGGAAAATATCACCTTGCCTATCCTGATGGACAAACGAAAGGTCAACGAGGAACGGCTGAATGATTTATTGTATTTACTTGGGCTGAAAGACCGCAAAACGCATTTGCCAAATCAGCTTTCGGGCGGTCAGCAGCAGCGTGTCGCCATCGGGCGCGCTTTGATGAACGCCCCGGCGGTCATGCTGGCCGACGAACCTACCGGCAGTTTGGACAAACGAAATGGACATGAAATCATCAAACTGCTGAAAGAAAGCAATAAAAAATATGGGCAAACACTGCTCCTCGTCACCCATGACGAAAATATCGCCCTGCAAGCAGACCGCATTATCGGCATATCGGACGGCAAAGTAGTGCGAGACGAGAAGGTGCGGTCATGA
- a CDS encoding helix-turn-helix domain-containing protein — MDYITTKEAAKNWGITDRMVVYHCSAGRIKKAKKMGNTWLVPADAEKPTDGRYKSSKVKNGENK; from the coding sequence GTGGATTATATAACGACAAAAGAAGCGGCGAAAAATTGGGGAATCACAGACAGAATGGTAGTATACCATTGCTCTGCCGGGCGGATTAAGAAAGCTAAAAAAATGGGAAATACATGGCTTGTTCCTGCTGACGCTGAAAAACCGACTGACGGACGATATAAGAGCAGTAAAGTAAAAAATGGTGAAAATAAATGA
- a CDS encoding DUF3786 domain-containing protein, with protein MCHELTAHTSAIKDFLAANPEEMILKSGAAYAQDRRSVLIEYFAQPHTVSIKNGEVLAENQQPASPKDATLILQYLKQCSGLPPRGKWISFLELPQGIHHHVPFLKDACQPISDNLSDNPDIFMQRAAKLGGRPIKMGDAAVLIPAFPKLPLAVAIWQGDDEFPAKANILFDSIAPHHLTTAALWVLGCELAQKMIDPQ; from the coding sequence TTGTGTCATGAATTAACAGCTCACACTTCAGCTATTAAAGACTTTTTGGCTGCAAATCCTGAGGAAATGATTTTAAAAAGTGGTGCTGCTTACGCACAAGACCGCCGGAGCGTTCTCATTGAATACTTCGCCCAACCCCATACTGTATCTATAAAGAACGGGGAAGTACTGGCGGAAAATCAACAACCGGCATCCCCCAAGGATGCCACTCTGATACTGCAATATTTAAAACAATGCAGCGGGCTGCCACCCCGGGGCAAATGGATTTCTTTTCTGGAGTTACCTCAAGGTATTCATCACCATGTACCTTTTTTAAAAGATGCCTGTCAACCAATTAGTGACAACTTAAGCGACAACCCGGACATATTTATGCAGCGGGCTGCCAAGCTAGGCGGCCGGCCCATTAAAATGGGCGATGCCGCCGTGCTTATACCGGCCTTCCCCAAATTGCCACTGGCCGTTGCTATATGGCAGGGGGATGATGAATTTCCGGCCAAGGCCAATATTTTATTCGACAGCATCGCTCCTCACCACCTGACCACAGCAGCCTTGTGGGTATTAGGCTGTGAACTGGCCCAAAAGATGATCGATCCGCAATAG
- a CDS encoding Asp23/Gls24 family envelope stress response protein: MYALVGPSGTGKSHRAVMLAGHLGCEVIIDDGLIINGNRIIAGVSAKKQPTRIGAIKTALFIDAEHRKAAGKAIAEQAPASVLILGTSKGMTERIAGGLGLPDIKEYINIDQIASAKEIRKARIMRTQHSKHVIPAPIIEVKKSFPESIIDPLQVFMRRKGQRGRRSWLEQSVVRPTFTLYGKFTISQGTLRSIATYASGAVPGVLAVKHAHIIREGQGITIELAVVVSLKYKLDEMSREIQKAVKWQLENMTGLTVKYTNVTIADIKADEIS; encoded by the coding sequence GTGTATGCACTGGTGGGACCCAGCGGTACCGGTAAGAGTCATCGAGCGGTAATGCTGGCCGGCCATTTGGGTTGTGAAGTTATTATAGATGACGGACTAATTATTAATGGAAACAGAATTATTGCCGGTGTCTCGGCCAAGAAACAGCCCACCCGGATCGGGGCTATAAAAACAGCTCTCTTTATAGATGCGGAACATAGAAAGGCTGCCGGTAAAGCTATTGCGGAGCAAGCTCCGGCAAGTGTTTTAATATTAGGGACGTCTAAAGGCATGACAGAAAGAATTGCCGGGGGATTGGGTTTGCCTGATATTAAAGAGTATATTAACATTGATCAGATCGCCTCGGCTAAGGAGATAAGAAAGGCGCGCATTATGCGCACTCAACATAGTAAACATGTAATTCCGGCTCCCATAATAGAAGTTAAAAAAAGCTTTCCGGAAAGTATTATTGATCCATTGCAGGTTTTTATGCGCCGCAAAGGACAAAGAGGGCGACGCAGCTGGTTGGAGCAATCGGTGGTCAGACCTACTTTTACTTTGTATGGAAAATTTACTATTTCTCAAGGGACTCTGCGTTCTATAGCCACATATGCGTCCGGAGCTGTGCCCGGTGTGTTGGCTGTAAAACACGCACATATTATCAGAGAAGGACAGGGGATTACCATAGAGCTGGCCGTGGTGGTAAGTTTAAAGTACAAGTTGGATGAAATGAGCAGGGAAATACAAAAGGCGGTTAAGTGGCAGCTGGAAAATATGACAGGATTAACTGTAAAATATACTAATGTAACTATAGCGGATATAAAAGCGGATGAAATAAGTTAA
- a CDS encoding cell wall hydrolase, producing the protein MNTHFSKLTGIFLLAMCITVCGAQNASAGAEKEVAGGSNGITVKYTVQPGDTLSEIARAFDIDVNHLIRANDLETSVIKSYQVLTIPAKQKGNSAGTSRGDISREDLLLLARAIHAEARGESFEGQVAVGAVILNRMQSPYFPDSVREVVFQRSRNLYQFTPVSDGTINLSPDDTAIKAATKALEGYDPTNGALFFYNPRIASDRWIKSLPVLTKIGDHVFATKT; encoded by the coding sequence ATGAACACTCATTTTTCCAAGCTCACCGGTATTTTTTTGCTTGCGATGTGCATAACAGTATGCGGTGCACAAAACGCGTCAGCCGGTGCGGAAAAAGAAGTGGCTGGAGGGTCAAACGGTATTACAGTCAAATATACGGTACAGCCGGGTGACACTTTATCCGAAATAGCCAGGGCATTCGATATTGATGTAAACCATCTAATACGTGCTAACGACCTGGAAACATCGGTGATTAAATCCTATCAGGTACTAACCATCCCCGCAAAGCAAAAGGGCAACTCGGCAGGTACCAGCCGGGGGGATATTTCCAGGGAAGACTTACTGCTTTTAGCACGGGCTATCCATGCCGAGGCCAGAGGGGAGAGTTTTGAAGGTCAAGTAGCGGTTGGAGCGGTGATTCTAAACCGCATGCAGAGTCCCTATTTCCCTGATAGCGTAAGAGAAGTGGTTTTCCAGCGCAGCCGCAACCTATATCAGTTCACCCCTGTTTCCGACGGTACCATTAATTTAAGCCCTGACGATACGGCTATTAAAGCCGCCACTAAAGCGCTGGAGGGTTATGATCCAACCAACGGGGCACTGTTTTTTTACAACCCCCGTATCGCCTCTGACCGGTGGATCAAATCTTTACCGGTGTTAACTAAGATAGGTGATCATGTTTTCGCCACTAAAACATAG
- a CDS encoding precorrin-8X methylmutase yields the protein MNFTIDPEAIEQESMSIIEKNVPLLATLPKKERSVVKRIIHTTGDFNIAPLVKIHPLAVDRGLAAIHRGCNIYTDVNMVLAGLNNKRLAAFGVRTICRIADPSVAEEASRTGQTRAMVAMGQAGSLKGDIIVIGNAPTALFTLCAKIDRGEADPTLVIGTPVGFVGASESKELLVKLNKVPYITIQGTRGGSTIAASIVNALLYM from the coding sequence TTGAATTTCACCATTGATCCAGAAGCTATTGAGCAAGAAAGTATGTCCATCATTGAAAAAAACGTGCCCTTGCTGGCCACGCTGCCGAAAAAGGAACGCTCCGTTGTAAAAAGAATTATCCATACCACCGGTGATTTTAATATCGCTCCCCTGGTCAAAATACACCCGCTGGCCGTTGACCGCGGCCTGGCTGCCATTCATCGGGGGTGTAACATATATACCGATGTTAACATGGTGCTGGCCGGGTTGAATAATAAAAGACTGGCCGCTTTTGGCGTTCGAACCATCTGTCGCATCGCCGATCCGTCCGTGGCCGAAGAAGCCTCCCGTACCGGACAAACCCGGGCAATGGTAGCCATGGGCCAAGCCGGTTCCCTTAAGGGGGATATTATAGTCATCGGCAACGCACCCACCGCCCTGTTCACCCTCTGTGCCAAGATTGACCGCGGTGAGGCTGACCCGACCCTGGTTATCGGTACCCCAGTGGGCTTTGTGGGTGCCAGCGAATCTAAAGAGTTACTGGTAAAATTAAATAAAGTACCGTATATCACCATACAGGGTACCAGAGGCGGCAGCACCATCGCAGCCTCCATAGTAAATGCACTGTTATATATGTAA
- a CDS encoding CbiX/SirB N-terminal domain-containing protein, with protein MKETGVIILSHGSRLPEAQAALQDITCIVASKATEDFLIESASLQINQPDLPTAIARIVKRGAKRVVVVPLFLYPGLHIQKDVPEIIAAQSNIYKDISITMSEHIGADPRLQEIIMDRVRGAII; from the coding sequence TTGAAAGAAACCGGGGTTATTATACTGAGTCACGGCAGTCGGCTGCCCGAAGCTCAGGCTGCTTTGCAAGACATAACGTGTATAGTAGCATCAAAAGCAACAGAAGATTTTTTAATAGAAAGCGCATCACTGCAAATTAACCAGCCGGATTTGCCCACCGCCATAGCCCGGATAGTAAAGCGGGGGGCAAAGCGCGTCGTAGTGGTACCTCTTTTTCTTTACCCGGGTTTGCACATACAAAAAGACGTTCCGGAGATTATAGCGGCACAAAGCAACATATACAAGGACATCAGCATAACCATGTCTGAGCACATTGGGGCGGATCCTCGCCTGCAAGAAATTATAATGGACCGAGTCAGGGGGGCGATTATTTGA
- the cobK gene encoding precorrin-6A reductase, translated as MILVLGGTSESRQLVARLTELGWPLIVCTATAYGGDLLKTSGGTAQIITGRLNEDELAELMLVHNIKVLIDATHPFAELATANARKACTRNGVLYLRLERPSLPLPDHPLVAAVNSYREAARRAVELARQTVFITTGTKTLPLFADAVHAANLRAVVRILPDLAGLRLCLDLGIEPRNIVAMQGPFTVDMNKALLTHYHADVLLTKESGPNGGSDTKIEAALAVSIPVVVVKRPPAPAEAVSDLNELINRINKHIR; from the coding sequence ATGATTCTGGTGTTGGGCGGCACCTCGGAAAGCAGGCAACTGGTCGCCAGGCTGACCGAGCTTGGTTGGCCGTTAATTGTTTGCACCGCCACCGCTTACGGGGGTGACTTACTTAAAACATCCGGAGGTACAGCGCAAATAATTACGGGCCGCCTCAATGAAGATGAACTAGCCGAGCTAATGCTTGTCCACAACATAAAGGTGTTAATCGACGCAACCCACCCCTTTGCCGAGCTGGCCACGGCTAACGCTCGAAAGGCCTGTACCCGCAACGGTGTTTTATACCTACGCTTGGAGCGGCCCTCGCTGCCGCTGCCCGACCACCCGCTGGTCGCAGCGGTGAATAGTTATCGGGAAGCAGCCCGCCGAGCGGTGGAGCTGGCCCGGCAAACTGTTTTCATTACCACCGGCACCAAAACTTTGCCTTTATTTGCCGATGCAGTCCACGCCGCAAATCTGCGGGCGGTGGTTCGTATATTACCCGATTTGGCCGGTCTGCGCCTTTGCCTGGATTTAGGCATAGAGCCTCGCAATATTGTAGCCATGCAGGGACCCTTTACGGTGGATATGAACAAGGCACTGCTAACCCATTACCATGCCGACGTACTGCTAACGAAAGAAAGCGGCCCGAACGGCGGCTCGGACACAAAAATAGAAGCCGCCCTGGCCGTGTCCATACCCGTTGTGGTCGTAAAAAGGCCCCCGGCCCCGGCGGAAGCAGTTAGTGATTTGAATGAATTAATAAATCGGATTAACAAACATATTAGATAA
- the cobJ gene encoding precorrin-3B C(17)-methyltransferase, translating to MVVGTGPGAAADLSARALDALQSADVIVGYKTYIDLIKDLIQERQVISTGMTKEKERCAAAIEQAASGHRVAVVSSGDPGVYGMAGLILEMLETTGQLNAIPVHIIPGITSATASAARLGAPLMHDFAVISLSDLLTPWETICQRLEAAAMADFVIVLYNPASKKRDWQIKKAKEICLKYKTPATPVGIVKNAAREDEEIYITNIADMLDHPIDMLTTVIIGNRSTRRAGGFIITPRGYTL from the coding sequence CTGGTGGTCGGCACCGGACCGGGAGCTGCCGCCGATTTAAGCGCCCGGGCGCTTGATGCGCTGCAATCCGCGGATGTTATTGTGGGTTATAAAACCTACATTGATTTAATTAAGGACCTTATTCAGGAAAGACAAGTGATAAGTACAGGTATGACCAAGGAAAAAGAACGCTGCGCGGCCGCCATTGAACAAGCCGCGTCCGGACACCGGGTAGCCGTGGTCAGCAGCGGCGATCCCGGCGTTTACGGTATGGCCGGACTGATACTGGAAATGCTGGAAACCACCGGTCAATTGAATGCCATACCGGTGCACATTATTCCCGGCATTACTTCGGCCACCGCATCCGCAGCCAGACTGGGCGCACCGCTAATGCACGATTTTGCGGTAATCAGTCTCAGTGACTTACTGACCCCCTGGGAAACCATCTGTCAAAGGCTGGAGGCTGCCGCAATGGCTGATTTTGTTATTGTATTATATAACCCGGCCAGCAAAAAGAGAGACTGGCAAATTAAAAAAGCAAAAGAAATATGCTTAAAATATAAAACTCCGGCCACCCCGGTAGGCATAGTGAAAAACGCCGCCCGGGAGGACGAAGAAATATATATCACTAATATTGCCGATATGCTGGACCACCCTATCGACATGCTCACCACAGTCATCATAGGTAATCGTTCCACCAGGCGGGCAGGTGGATTTATTATCACTCCGCGTGGCTATACCCTATGA